TTCTCCCATAATGTATTGCTTTGTAAAGTGCTTTGCTCTATACGCCGCATAAAAGAGATGCTCAGTAAAGCCTGAGTCTGTTCTTTGAGTGTCACAAGTAGCTGTTGCATAACAAAGTGTAATGTAGTGTGTGAGAAGGAATAGAAGTGCACAAGAGATACTTCAAAGAGAGCAAATAAAACATCAAAGAGGAAGAGTGCAGAGTGCATTTAAGTTAATAAACTGTCATGGCAGAGTGGACCATTTCTAAATGTGGAAGAATTGAATTTAGTGACTTGCAACTGTAAGATTAGAATCCCATTGGAATGAAGTTAGCTGCTAGTTTTTCCAAATTCTACATCTTTTAGTTCTCCTTGAGAATCAGCCCTTGAAATTAAACAGGTTATATTCACATAAATACATGTACACAAGGatacttttagttccattttgtaTGAAtgatttaaagataagtttagcGGCAAGCACTTAGTCTAGTGGGTTAGATACGATTGGGATGCTTGAGTCCCATACCGGAGTCCTAAGTTCAActctcagttccagctcttgacaccagcttgctgctaatgcagaaaCTAGGAGGCAGTGGCAATTGCCCAtgaaattgggttcctgccactcaagtgggaggcCTGAATTGAGTTGCTGATTCTGAGCTTCAGCTTTGGCCTCATCCAAAATCTAGGCTTTGCAGGTATCTGGagggtgaaccactggatggtagttctttatctctgtctcttttcccctGTGCatctcaaatgaataatttttgaaaGCTACATTAAGATGGGTGTTAAAAACTTTTGACATCAATATATATGAGGATCTTCTACAAGTTCATAAAGTGTGTATTATGGAAAAGTTGTGCATGGATTTTGCATATTCTTATAGCTAAAtaatcttatcttttaattcatgcttcctgcatttaaaaaatatcgtGTGCATTTTATTCACAGCTGTTATTAAAAAAAGTATTGATTTTTgagaggtgcacacacacacacacacacacacacagagcaaaacaGAGCAAAACAGAGCAAGACCAAGAGCACACTACCacttgttggtttactctccaaagacTAGCAAGATCTGAGAACTGagtccagggacccaagtacttaagcaatcacctgccagcccccagggtatacattaacagcaagttggaattgggagtggagtttGGACTTAGAACGaggcattccaatgtgggatgcaggtatcccagctGGCAACTTCACTACTAGGCCAAATACCAGCTGCTATCCTCAGCTCTTTGAGGTGCTtctgctgtccttctgtctctagAGATTCAGTGCTGCTCAACTCTCCCTCTAGTAACGCTTTTCTTGAAATTCTGGGAGCAGGAAGTTAGTCCCAGTTCACTTGCCCGTCCGCCTGGCTTTCAGAGCTTATGTAATCATCAACACGGAGACAGAAAAACTGCAGGTGTGAATTTGGCCCAGACTTGAACCACTAAGCTGCAGCCCCCTCAgtcacaaaaacagaaacaaggcaGTTGATACTAGGTCTCCTTGTTGGCAGTGTTGAAGGATGAATATAACAGCAAgggtttcaaaatatttgctgCCAAAACTCAGATGGACTGTTGGGTTTCTTCAGCCACAAAATGTCCTTGGTATCTTAGACCCAAATCACTAGTGCCCTTTGCAGGGGATCTTCTCAGCctgaatacatttctttttctttggttaTTGAACACTTCTGCACCATGCTTATTTCTTGGTTGGCTGCATTCTCCATGTTTGTTGGGCCCCAAAATCTTGGCCTTCTTCAGACAAGTAAAAGATGTTAAGTGGCATTATGATTGTATGCAATCTCTGTAGAAGAATGAGAATGCTTGCTCTGATTCTGGAAGGTGCCATTTGTAGCATTTTCCCTAGAGTTATAAAGATGCCATGTTCATGTATTGACATGTTGGTATTGCAATGATGTTGACTTTGGGCCATTATGTAACTGTTTTGAGTTTCAGTCTTCCTTTTTGAGTAATGGGAACAAAATGTCTAATTTATCGGGTTGCCATGAGCACCAATAAGATTGCATATGATGAAGTGCtgaacatcacacacacagcATGTAACAGCTGTGGAGTaattgattatttaaaataaatcaaagcaGCATTAATAGAACCAGTTCTGTTGAAGTAAAGACAGTGCTTTGAGATAGATgagaaacataaaaagaaatgatcGAGGCTTATATTCTGTAGAGTGTTATGTCTTTGGTCTGAATCATAGTGTAGGATTTAGAGGCATATGTGGAAATAGTAAGGCATGGGTTCTCTATAGGTAAAAGCTGATGAACTGTAGGAAAATATGGAGACAGTTATTGTTGAAGTCATCGCTACATAATGCTGTtgggaaaagaaattaaaaacctcTCAAAGATGGTTTCAATATCACAGGGACTATTAATAGTATTTGTATAAGATACAATAATTGGGAGCCTAAGCAAATCAAAATAATACTGTTCTTTCCAATGCAATAATATGAAAGACAGTGTGGTACAAGGCAATAGAATACAGATTGTAATATTGTGGTTGGAAGATCTGGGTTCAAGTTTGTTTCACTTATTAGTTCATGGTCTTAGGAAGATCATTTAGCTCCTTGGAATCTTAACTTCAACCTCTATAAAATGAGGATATaacttttttcattaatttttcacaGTAACTACTGGGGTTATCTTGAGAATCAACTGAAAGGACTAATTAAAAAGATAATCTAGGTACTGCTGGttcttaatatttaatattaacagaaaaatattaaaatggtaGCTGAAGAATTTTCTGGCTGTTGTTCCTGAGGGAAACTTGAGCAGAAGGCAGCAAAGTGTGGGACTTCCTAACTGTGGCTTGCCAcatccatcttctgttgctggCCTCTGCTGAGCCCATTTTACTGGTCACTTTGCCCAACTTCTACTAAGAGCAGTTCAAGTACATGATGTCAGCAGAGAACCAGAGCCGCCTCCTGGACACCCTTGTGGGCATGCACTTGGCCTAATCACCTGGCAACCTTTGTAACCTCTGTCCCTCTGTTGTGTTTTTGCAGCTGGTGGCTACAGCAGTGGCATCTTTGTCTTTCTCAAAGGTATCTGAGGATTTGAGAAGTTTCTTTTCCTCTGACCCTGCTGAGCAAACATAAGAGATAAGAGAGGAGATTGATAGAAGTTGGGTTGGATGACCAAGGAAGGGAGCTATGATCCTTGACTTGCAGTACCGTGCCTCTTCACACACAAGCTGTGCAGCACTGGTCTTGTCTTAACTAGGCTCTTTACTGTCTCTGTTTCCAGGGAGTCGAGAAGTTGAAGATGAAGTTCAGAGCAGAGTGCTGTTCTCTCAAGTTCTGGTTGGTGTTGGCTGTCCTGGCCGTGTCAGGCAGCAGAGCTCGTTCTCAGAAGAGCCCACCCAGTATTGGCATCGCTGTCATCCTTGTGGGCACTTCAGACGAGGTAGCCATCAAGGATGCCCACGAGAAAGATGATTTCCACCACCTCTCTGTGGTGCCCCGTGTGGAGCTGGTAGCCATGAATGAGACTGACCCAAAGAGCATCATCACCCGCATCTGTGATCTCATGTCCGACCGGAAAATCCAGGGGGTGGTGTTTGCTGACGACACAGATCAGGAAGCCATCGCCCAGATCCTCGATTTCATCTCAGCACAGACTCTCACCCCCATCCTGGGCATCCATGGGGGCTCCTCGATGATAATGGCGGACAAGGTAAGAGTGGCTGAAATGGGAGGAGCCTGGGGTGGATAGTGGTCTGTGTTGAGGTCTGAATGCTGCATTTGCTTGATGGTGAAACTTGGTTGTGCAAGATGAAATTTAAGCAGAAGGCATTGATTGAGTGGATAGATGAGGCATTTGTTTAATTGTTCGGAGGTGAGAGTGAGGGAAAGATGGCTGGCAGTTGAAGCTCCTATAGTTTTGAACAGGTTTGTATCTTTGTTTGCGAATAAACCCACCGAAATGATGGAAGACATTTTTTCTTCCAATAGGCTCATGAAtatcttcaaaattttaaaatatgacataCTCGATTCTTCTTTGGCAACATATATTCTCTCCACCAACCCTCATTCTGGTTTTAAGAATTATAAAAACTCCCTTGAGGCAGATAATTTCTCTCCATGGAGATGCAAATGTCACAGGGAAGTAATTCTTGTTCATCACACAGATTGGTCTGCTTCTGCTTATACAAATGGATTTTAATCCTCAGCTGTGTGTTCCCCATGCTAAGAATGGAAGGCAGTGGTTCATTAGTTGCACACACTGAAGTAGCCTGGAGAGCTCTCACCTCCACCAATGTCTGGGTTCCCTGTGCTCTGTGCTGGGGAACCTGATTGTTGACTGGGTTTTGGGATGATTGTAGGTGTGCTTGGTAGGAAAGGGCATTGGACCTGGGTGATGGAGACCTCAGGATGCAATGTTGGTGACTAGTCTTGGGCTGCCTGTGTTGGAGTCCTGGTTCTACTCAAAAtttcagcctcttgctaatggACATTCTACATAGCAGTGTGTAACATTTCAAGTAGTTTAGTCCCTGCCAGTCACATGAGACCTAGTTTGAGTTTATGGTTCCTAGGTTCTGTTTAGCCCTGATgggtattttgggagtgaaccaacagatgagagctTTCTCTCACTATCATCTCTCCCTCCTGTCCCCCATAAACAGATTTCTAAAAAGGAATATAAATGGTGGGGTAGGCTTTTGGTGCACTAAGtcaccacttgagatgcctgtATTCCATTTCCTAGTTCCTGATTCAAGCCCTGGATCCTCTATTTCATACCTAGTTTTCTAATAAcaggtaccctgggaggcaacatatGATAATTTAAGTCTTTGAAGTTCAGGCCACCCATGTTTGAGATTGTGGACACTTCTATTGTGTCcatgggctcctgcctttgctctGGACCAGGTGCTGCAAGCATTTGgcaagtcaaccagcagatggaagattttctctctgtgtttcaaattgaGTGGAAGAAAACAATGGCAAAAATaggtaattatatatatataaaaattataattatatatatatgttatatgcacacatacataaattATATAGAAAGCTCACCAGGTGACTGTAATATGCGATTATGTCTGAGAACCACTGCTTTAAAACCACAAATATAATAACATCTCTTGTAAGAATGTTAGATGAATTGTCCTGTGACTGACTGGTTATCATCTGACAGTGCTGCTTATTTCTAAGCTTACAGAAAGTGTTTTGTTTGGGGTTCTAGTTTGCTTTTACATTTTCTGGTTGTTTTTCCTTGCTTTATTGATTAGTATTCATTCATTGCTTAGGTAAAGCTCTTCTCACATATATATGGTCCTTTGTGGCAATTCTTACTGTAGAATGATTCATTTCTCTTTGCAACATTTatcattttgctttaaatttctaaaattgtCTCTACCATAGCATTGTCATCTTATATTTCTTATCACCTTGGAAACTGCTTTGAGTTTTAGACTGAAAAGACACACTGTGTGGTGAATGACATTTGTAAACACTTCAAACCCTAGTACAAACATGCTGGTTGGCCAACTGACCCACCACAGTAGTGGGTTGGCAGAGTAAAATAACCTTCCATAACCATTACCACCACCTGTTGGTGGCAGGAAAAAGCACTCAGATCTGTGGCAGAATTCCCTTGTATTTGATCTATGAAAGATCAAGTTGAATGTCAGTATGAGAAGGACGTTCACATGGGCTCAGGTGCAGGTGTCAGAAAACGAGTGCTGTCACAAGCAGCCCCTCCTGGAGTGGGAGAAAAATGGATGATGTGGACTGTGTGTGCCTAAGCCCTTTGGGTTTTTGATTCAGGTAGATGTTTTGAAATATCAGTGTCCTTAGcaaattgtattttcttttggCAGTGGTATTTTTGAGGACACAGTATTGTATTGAAAAATACTGGCatggacattttttttctgaatgtttaaGTCCAAAATAAGAGCATACTTCTTTATAGAACACACagttgaaaatgatttatttttcttttgcttatgtGGGCTATATTGTGTGTCCTGATATATCCCTTTTCCCAGTAGTCAATACTGATTTTATGTTTCTCTATCTCTTACGAATCTTGaacatcaatttaaaaatatgaagcaaGATACAGACCAGAGACCTGGGCTGTCTTTCTCCTGGTGTATCCTAGGTGTCCTGAGGATGTTGACCATGTGACAAACACTTAGTATTTCATCTGTACTACTGTGTTTATTACTCTGAAGTACCCTGAAGtgtactatttattttttatttattgtgtttattaCTCTGAAGTGAGCTAAATGTGGATGTCTAATCTCCATCTTAGAGATAGGGTAGTTGAATCTCAGGTTAAAGAACATATTCAAATCTATGTAGTGAAAATTTTGACAGTTAGTTGCTGGCTCCTAAAAATACTCTAGAAAATAATATGACTCCGATGGATCTCCTATACTTCTCTTTTGTTTCCCTCATGTTCTGTTGCATAGTGTTGCCAGGGCAGGGAATATCTGACTGAATGGAGCCCAGCACTTGATCCATAATAAACTGTAGTGCAATGTCACAATAGAAGACCATCAGCAAGGATGTGAAATGGTGTAGTGCTTAGGCATAGCACTTAGAGGCTCCAATGACTACTGCTGCTTAGGATGGGTGAGGAAAGTTAAAGCTAGTAAGGCTGACTCCAGTGTGTCACTGAAATGATATTCACTCTGGCCGCTGCCTGCTTGTCCCCTCTTCCAACCCCTCCACATTGCTATCACACCAAAATATTCCAGATTATTTTCTTCTTCAGTGTTTTTTAAGGAAATGAGCAATGGTTTTCAGACAATTTCCTAAAAAAGCCCAAACAATGTCTAACTTGTTTTTGACCTGAAGAATTTTGAATGAAAGATAGActgaagagggaaaagaaaaacgaAGGTCCTGCTGACTGGGAATTTGGAAGTTCTATCCCAAGGGGTCGGATGCCCAGGGTGGGTGGCTGCAGAGGAGTCTGGAGTAGGAACCTCATTGACTTAGAGGGTCAGAGCACCAGGACCCCTGACAGCTGTGCCATGGAATGTCCACAAGGAGGCAAGTGGAGTTCTCTGCTCTAAGAAGCAACTCTCAGACATTAAGCACCTCCAAATCTAAGACCAAGTTGGCTCTTTTTTTATAGCAAATGTTTGTCTTTAAGTACCGTTgccatattttataaatatagaaTGGGGACATGCAGGTTGACAATGATGAATTGATTATGGGGTAATGGGACAAAACATTTGAATGTGGACCCGATGCAGAAAATCTAAGATATGTATTGTGGCTACCTTTAAGGCTTGCATCAAACATCCAGAGGGTGAGAAATAAACCTTCTGAAGTGCTTCTAGGGGTAGGTAGCTGCCACTAGGATTTAACTTTGGAATTGTTGATCTTGTCATGAGTTACTTTGAATAAAATTCACTTTGTTCAGTGTTCTTGTGGAGGGTATATTACAGGGATCAGTTTCCATTATTCAAggagagtttttcttttttttaactgaaagagAACCATCAaattttattcactggttcacttcgcaGGTGTCTACCAGAGTCAGGAACTCATTCCGGTGTCCTGGGTGAGTCACAGGAACTGAATCAGCATGCCACTGTCTCCTAGGGTCCGCATTTGTGGGAACCTGAATTGAGGAGCCAGAGCCATTAACTGAATGCAGGCATTCAGATGCAGAATGTGGGTATTTTCAATCCCAGCCTGAATGCCCACCCCTTCCAGGAGTTTTTATGTAGAATATACAGCACATTACAAAGACGTTGGCCAAAGGCAAAGCGGTTTTAGCACTTCAGCGCTTGGTTTCATAGTATATAGCTGTTTTTGTTTATGCCAATTAATGGAAAAATATTCATTAGTACTCTGCCTTCTCAGTTAGGAATTATGCCTTCAGCTATGGTGGAATGAAGTAGGGGGGTTAGTGGAATAGAGCCACGAAAAGCTCAGAATTACCTCAGATCAAAACTGATTTTATCCATGACTTCTTCAATATTAGAATGCAGGATTAAGCAGCCAGCCCCTGCCTCCAAACCTTTGATGTGGTGCCCACTTGGTGGAGATCGTCATCTATTGGTCTTAAGGCTGTGGGAGATTAAATCATGTAGGACATAGCCAGTGCTCCACTCAGTGCCAGCCTCACATTTGGCAGATTGAGCCAAAGCTTGTATGGACTTGAGAAAGTGAGAAGGATTCATGGTGCACAGAAAGGACAGGTATGGAGACCAAAGAAAAAGAGGGTTCAGGTGATAATCTGGGGGAGGTCTCTGAAGTGCAGAGTGGGGCTCTTAGAAGCAGAAGTGGTATGGAACCTGGCTGTGGCAAAAATGGACATGCTCAGTTAAAGGAGAGTCCTAACCAGGAAAATTCTGCTAGTCACTTGTAAGAGGAGACTGTT
Above is a window of Ochotona princeps isolate mOchPri1 chromosome 27, mOchPri1.hap1, whole genome shotgun sequence DNA encoding:
- the LOC131478093 gene encoding glutamate receptor ionotropic, NMDA 2B-like; this encodes MKFRAECCSLKFWLVLAVLAVSGSRARSQKSPPSIGIAVILVGTSDEVAIKDAHEKDDFHHLSVVPRVELVAMNETDPKSIITRICDLMSDRKIQGVVFADDTDQEAIAQILDFISAQTLTPILGIHGGSSMIMADKVRVAEMGGAWGG